Proteins encoded by one window of Xanthomonas sp. DAR 80977:
- the cheD gene encoding chemoreceptor glutamine deamidase CheD, whose protein sequence is MSAATVVADQVMRYHDARFQTIAAKLLPTQYLVVDDDTALTTILGSCVAACIRDPLLKIGGMNHFMLPDGQAGDGAPARYGSYAMEVLINDLLKRGASRSRLEAKVFGGGNVLKGFTNNPVGTRNAEFVLQYLKAEHIPVVAEDLRGIHPRKIWFFPGTGRVVVQRLPHAHEEAEVAAAESAVRARLAKAPVTGAVELFE, encoded by the coding sequence ATGAGCGCCGCCACGGTGGTCGCCGACCAGGTGATGCGGTATCACGACGCCCGCTTCCAGACGATCGCGGCCAAGCTGCTGCCGACCCAGTACCTGGTGGTGGACGACGACACCGCGCTGACCACCATCCTCGGCTCCTGCGTGGCCGCCTGCATCCGCGACCCGCTGCTGAAGATCGGCGGCATGAACCACTTCATGCTGCCCGACGGCCAGGCCGGCGACGGCGCGCCGGCGCGCTACGGCAGCTATGCGATGGAAGTGCTGATCAACGACCTGCTCAAGCGCGGCGCCAGCCGCAGCCGCCTGGAAGCCAAGGTGTTCGGCGGCGGCAACGTGCTCAAGGGCTTCACCAACAATCCGGTCGGCACCCGCAACGCCGAGTTCGTGCTGCAGTACCTGAAGGCCGAACACATCCCGGTGGTGGCCGAAGACCTGCGCGGCATCCATCCGCGCAAGATCTGGTTCTTCCCCGGCACCGGCCGCGTGGTCGTGCAGCGCCTGCCGCATGCGCACGAGGAAGCCGAAGTCGCCGCCGCCGAATCGGCGGTGCGTGCCCGCCTTGCCAAAGCTCCGGTCACCGGGGCCGTGGAGTTGTTCGAATGA
- a CDS encoding protein-glutamate methylesterase/protein-glutamine glutaminase produces MTSESPCRVLIVDDSAVVRQMLTEILSRAPGIEVVGSAADPILAREKIKRLNPDVITLDVEMPRMDGLAFLENLMRLRPTPVVMISSLTERGADTTLQALALGAVDFISKPKLDVARGLEEYAEEIIGKVKAAAKAKVRALDRPAAPRPAGAAVAAPSAVSTLKFRTTDRLIAIGASAGGTEALRVVLEGMPADAPAVVMTQHLPAGFSTAFADRLNRHSAMAVREASEGEAILPGHAYLPPGGKHLQVVRDGARWRCKIDDGPPVNRHKPAVDVLFQSVARNAGANAIGAVLTGMGDDGARGLLEMLQAGASTLVQDEATSVVWGMPGTAFRLGAAQEVLPLDRIAERLIALSNQAR; encoded by the coding sequence ATGACCTCAGAATCCCCTTGCCGCGTGCTGATCGTCGACGACTCCGCGGTCGTGCGGCAGATGTTGACCGAGATCCTGTCGCGCGCGCCCGGCATCGAGGTGGTCGGCTCGGCCGCCGACCCGATCCTGGCCCGCGAGAAGATCAAGCGGCTCAATCCGGACGTGATCACCCTGGACGTGGAAATGCCGCGCATGGACGGCCTGGCGTTCCTGGAGAACCTGATGCGGCTGCGGCCCACCCCGGTGGTGATGATCTCCTCGCTGACCGAGCGCGGCGCCGACACCACGCTGCAGGCGCTGGCGCTGGGCGCGGTCGACTTCATCTCCAAGCCCAAGCTCGACGTGGCGCGCGGCCTGGAGGAATACGCCGAGGAAATCATCGGCAAGGTCAAGGCGGCGGCCAAGGCCAAGGTCCGCGCGCTCGACCGCCCGGCCGCGCCGCGCCCGGCCGGCGCCGCCGTGGCCGCACCCAGCGCCGTGTCCACGCTGAAGTTCCGCACCACCGACCGGCTGATCGCGATCGGCGCGTCCGCCGGCGGCACCGAGGCGCTGCGCGTGGTGCTGGAAGGCATGCCGGCCGACGCGCCGGCAGTGGTGATGACCCAGCACCTGCCGGCCGGCTTCAGCACCGCCTTCGCCGACCGGCTCAACCGGCACTCGGCGATGGCGGTGCGCGAGGCCAGCGAGGGCGAGGCGATCCTGCCCGGCCACGCCTACCTGCCGCCCGGCGGCAAGCACCTGCAGGTGGTCCGCGACGGTGCGCGCTGGCGTTGCAAGATCGACGACGGCCCGCCGGTCAACCGGCACAAGCCGGCGGTGGACGTGCTGTTCCAGTCGGTGGCGCGCAACGCCGGCGCCAACGCGATCGGCGCGGTGCTGACCGGCATGGGCGACGACGGCGCGCGCGGCCTGCTGGAAATGTTGCAGGCCGGCGCCAGTACGCTGGTCCAGGACGAAGCCACCAGCGTGGTCTGGGGCATGCCCGGCACCGCGTTCCGGCTTGGCGCCGCACAGGAGGTATTGCCGCTGGACCGGATCGCCGAACGCCTGATCGCCTTGTCCAACCAGGCCCGCTAG
- a CDS encoding EAL and GGDEF domain-containing protein yields MPRQRVRTPNAPGDAVAATVPCLARLTDSEQALLSCLQQAPDGVVVIDAHARILAFNQTAEALWGLAQAQVLGRALGELVPEEACAAFLASCMRPRTGTPGDGDGYELQLPGNDGVQRWVSVSAATVPQEAAPLYVVFVRDISAERERDAKMRLLSLALDRSDNAIVVCDPQLAILYVNAGFVHMFGYAAEEVRGRLPSSVLPGAGTDMQAVRLVRERVVSGVGHQTDLLVYRKDGSPLWTTLMANPIADASGGIQHYVVSFTDITQSKMHEILHKNVLDALVREQPLVDVATLICSEVERIAPQLVASIIRVDGEGRLHALASPSLPTAFNETVEGMRVGPNAGACGAAIWRGKQVLVRDAATDPLYADYRPLVQQLGLGSCVASPIKSSGGRVLGSFALYYRETCEPRPWHLRLIELCLHLCALALEREQTKARVHQLAFYDSLTGLPNRVMFSARAEQALAAAEYHESPVAILFVDIDRFKRVNETQGHAAGDGLLRDIARRLGETLGAADLIGRQAGDEFVLMLPQCGAEQAAGVAERVLLALAEPLVVGHVTLHPGASIGVAMFPDDGRDIETLLRHADLAMYRAKNEGGGSFRFFSADMNRMAQERVAMETALREALRRDQLQLHYQPQLYSQSPYALYGVEALLRWQHPHLGDISPARFVPMAEECGLIDELGHWALRQACRQMSDWRLRGVRVPRVAVNLSASNFADAQLPARVAQVLSAHALAPSDLALEMTESVMLSNAPAVLANLRQLQASGVRLSLDDFGTGYSSLSHLHQLPVNELKLDMSFVRDLEHSETARALTTSVLRIGESLRLHTVAEGVETEAQRAFLASLGCDVLQGFLFAPALPAAVLERWLDAHQADASR; encoded by the coding sequence ATGCCGCGCCAGCGCGTCCGCACCCCGAACGCGCCTGGCGACGCCGTTGCCGCCACGGTTCCGTGCCTGGCCCGGCTGACCGATTCCGAACAGGCCCTGCTGAGCTGCCTGCAGCAGGCGCCGGACGGCGTGGTGGTGATCGACGCGCACGCCCGCATCCTCGCCTTCAACCAGACCGCCGAGGCGCTGTGGGGCCTGGCGCAGGCGCAGGTGCTGGGGCGTGCGCTCGGCGAACTGGTGCCCGAGGAGGCGTGTGCGGCATTCCTGGCCAGCTGCATGCGCCCGCGCACCGGCACGCCCGGCGACGGCGACGGCTACGAACTGCAGTTGCCCGGCAACGACGGCGTGCAGCGCTGGGTGTCGGTGAGCGCGGCCACGGTGCCGCAGGAAGCGGCGCCGCTGTATGTGGTGTTCGTGCGCGACATCAGCGCCGAACGCGAGCGCGACGCCAAGATGCGGCTGCTGTCGCTGGCGCTGGACCGCAGCGACAACGCCATCGTGGTGTGCGACCCGCAACTGGCCATCCTGTACGTCAACGCCGGATTCGTGCACATGTTCGGCTATGCCGCCGAGGAGGTGCGCGGGCGGCTGCCGAGCAGCGTCCTGCCCGGCGCCGGCACCGACATGCAGGCGGTGCGGCTGGTGCGCGAGCGCGTGGTCAGCGGCGTGGGCCACCAGACCGATCTGCTGGTCTACCGCAAGGACGGTTCGCCGCTGTGGACCACGCTGATGGCCAATCCGATCGCCGATGCGAGCGGCGGCATCCAGCACTACGTGGTGTCGTTCACCGACATCACCCAGAGCAAGATGCACGAGATCCTGCACAAGAACGTGCTCGACGCGCTGGTCCGCGAACAGCCGCTGGTCGACGTGGCCACGCTGATCTGCAGCGAGGTGGAGCGCATCGCCCCGCAGCTGGTGGCCTCGATCATCCGCGTCGATGGCGAGGGCCGGCTGCATGCGCTGGCCTCGCCGAGCCTGCCCACCGCCTTCAACGAGACGGTCGAAGGCATGCGCGTGGGCCCCAATGCCGGCGCCTGCGGCGCGGCGATCTGGCGCGGCAAGCAGGTGCTGGTGCGCGACGCCGCCACCGACCCGCTGTACGCCGACTACCGCCCGCTGGTGCAGCAACTCGGCCTGGGCAGCTGCGTGGCCAGTCCGATCAAGTCCAGCGGCGGGCGCGTGCTCGGCAGTTTCGCGCTGTATTACCGCGAGACCTGCGAGCCGCGGCCCTGGCACCTGCGGCTGATCGAACTGTGCCTGCACCTGTGCGCGCTGGCGCTGGAGCGCGAGCAGACCAAGGCGCGCGTGCACCAGCTGGCGTTCTACGACTCGCTGACCGGCCTGCCCAACCGGGTGATGTTCAGCGCCCGCGCCGAGCAGGCGCTGGCCGCCGCCGAATACCACGAGTCGCCGGTGGCGATCCTGTTCGTCGACATCGACCGCTTCAAGCGCGTCAACGAGACCCAGGGCCATGCCGCCGGCGACGGCCTGCTGCGCGACATCGCCCGGCGCCTGGGCGAAACCCTGGGCGCGGCCGACCTGATCGGCCGCCAGGCCGGCGACGAGTTCGTGCTGATGCTGCCGCAGTGCGGCGCCGAGCAGGCCGCCGGCGTGGCCGAACGCGTGCTGCTGGCGCTGGCCGAGCCGCTGGTGGTCGGGCACGTGACCCTGCACCCGGGCGCCAGCATCGGCGTGGCCATGTTCCCCGACGACGGCCGCGACATCGAGACCCTGCTGCGCCACGCCGACCTGGCCATGTACCGGGCCAAGAACGAAGGCGGCGGCAGCTTCCGCTTCTTCAGCGCCGACATGAACCGCATGGCGCAGGAACGCGTGGCGATGGAGACCGCGCTGCGCGAGGCGCTGCGCCGCGACCAGCTGCAGCTGCACTACCAGCCGCAGCTGTACAGCCAGTCGCCCTACGCGCTGTACGGCGTGGAGGCGCTGCTGCGCTGGCAGCACCCGCACCTGGGCGACATCTCGCCGGCGCGCTTCGTGCCAATGGCCGAGGAATGCGGGCTGATCGACGAACTCGGCCATTGGGCGCTGCGCCAGGCCTGCCGGCAGATGTCCGACTGGCGCCTGCGCGGCGTGCGGGTGCCGCGCGTGGCGGTCAACCTGTCGGCCAGCAACTTCGCCGACGCGCAGCTGCCCGCGCGCGTGGCCCAGGTGCTGAGCGCGCACGCGCTGGCGCCCAGCGACCTGGCGCTGGAGATGACCGAGAGCGTCATGCTGTCCAACGCACCGGCGGTGCTGGCCAATCTGCGTCAATTGCAGGCCAGCGGCGTGCGCCTGTCGCTGGACGATTTCGGCACCGGCTATTCCAGCCTCAGCCATCTGCACCAGCTGCCGGTCAACGAACTCAAGCTGGACATGAGCTTCGTGCGCGACCTGGAGCACAGCGAGACCGCGCGCGCATTGACCACCTCGGTGCTGCGCATCGGCGAGAGCCTGCGCCTGCACACCGTCGCCGAAGGCGTCGAGACCGAGGCGCAGCGGGCCTTCCTGGCATCGCTCGGCTGCGACGTGCTGCAGGGCTTCCTGTTCGCGCCGGCGTTGCCGGCGGCGGTACTGGAACGCTGGCTCGACGCGCACCAGGCCGACGCGAGCCGGTAA
- a CDS encoding diguanylate cyclase, whose protein sequence is MPIRFLLSLLLLSASAALAAQTLRPAYPEVVRRFSTHDGLPQNSVNAIVQDRDGFLWLGTFGGLARFDGSDFRVYRSLAGSGPSSDRILQLLEDARGQLWIGSEDAGVSVLRDGRFRRLDVCGGRCLIRRFVAAADGSMWVLSSAGAYRVDARTLRTLEHQPQALEVSAAVGGDAQLYLGGQGLWRLHQGRREALPLPAGETRVGFLYSEGNVLWVGAGAALHRYDTVRRQWLPAPAAVRGVQALARDAQQRLWAVDVDGHVFRDDDDGGGLRPLATPALPASHSLLADRDGNLWLGSNARGLLRIARSRIGLLNDPRQGLDLPGLPVVGDGSGGLWLGTVCGGLQHWDAPSGRLRRWSLQRVLGNECAWSLHRDEAGGLWIGTVDGSVGYLPPEAQDDRAARDSDAYRSQALRLVARWPDQLPIRALYRTAKHKLLVAGGHGVYAIAVGAGGETGAPQPIPGLPGSVSLIQPAQQGGLWLAGGEGVVRWRRQQVVERWNTANGLSSRFVRSLYEQPDGTLWIGTYGGGLNRIGNGRVQRFDRGSGLFDDVVSCMVADARGGLWLSGNRGISLLPPEELAKAAAGRQELSAIGFSESDGLEPAETNGGGQPACLRDAAGKLWFPLISGFAEIDPLALGGRRAQAPPVRIQSLDIGGRSVPLTAGLRLPPHSHDIEVGFTAINLSAPEKTRFRYRLTRPGQDPAWTDIGAQRSLHFPLLPWEDSTLEIIARSDTGAWSTTPARLRLRQPLPWYLSPLGWGVAATALLAALLLGWRVHDYRLRRQRDLLAQLVRTRTHELEQANRRLADQAQRDPVTGIANHRHFVESQQRLWAQMQAQQRPLSLLMIDIDEFKRFNDHYGHLAGDDCLRMVALAMAAQLRDDGVLARYGGEEFVALLPGCDSEAAHAVGERLRQAVLGCAVAHAPGALHPLVTVSIGCASKWPSASRSSTRLTDLADQALYRAKQNGRNRVESA, encoded by the coding sequence ATGCCGATCCGCTTCCTGTTGTCGCTGCTGCTGTTGTCCGCCAGTGCCGCGCTCGCCGCGCAGACGCTGCGGCCTGCCTATCCCGAGGTGGTGCGTCGTTTCTCCACCCACGACGGCCTGCCGCAGAACTCGGTGAACGCGATCGTGCAGGACCGCGACGGCTTCCTGTGGCTGGGCACGTTCGGCGGACTGGCACGCTTCGACGGCAGCGACTTCCGCGTCTACCGCAGCCTGGCGGGCAGCGGCCCGTCCAGCGACCGCATCCTGCAACTGCTCGAGGACGCGCGCGGCCAGCTGTGGATCGGCAGCGAGGACGCCGGCGTCAGCGTGCTGCGCGACGGCCGCTTCCGGCGCCTGGACGTGTGCGGCGGCCGCTGCCTGATCCGCCGCTTCGTCGCCGCGGCCGACGGCAGCATGTGGGTGCTGAGCAGCGCCGGCGCGTACCGGGTCGACGCGCGCACCCTGCGCACCCTCGAGCACCAGCCGCAGGCACTGGAGGTGAGCGCCGCGGTCGGCGGCGACGCACAGCTGTATCTGGGCGGGCAAGGCCTGTGGCGGCTGCACCAGGGACGCCGCGAGGCGCTGCCGCTGCCGGCCGGGGAAACCCGGGTCGGTTTTCTCTACAGCGAAGGCAACGTCCTGTGGGTGGGCGCCGGCGCGGCCCTGCACCGCTACGACACGGTGCGCCGGCAGTGGCTGCCGGCGCCGGCGGCGGTGCGCGGGGTGCAGGCGCTGGCCCGCGATGCGCAGCAACGCCTGTGGGCGGTCGATGTCGATGGGCACGTGTTCCGCGACGACGACGATGGCGGCGGCCTGCGTCCGCTGGCGACCCCGGCGCTGCCGGCGTCGCACAGCCTGCTCGCCGACCGCGACGGCAACCTCTGGCTCGGCAGCAACGCGCGCGGCCTGCTGCGCATCGCGCGCTCGCGCATCGGCCTGCTCAACGACCCGCGGCAGGGCCTGGACCTGCCCGGCCTGCCGGTGGTCGGCGACGGCAGCGGCGGCCTGTGGCTGGGCACCGTGTGCGGCGGCCTGCAGCACTGGGACGCGCCCAGCGGGCGCCTGCGCCGCTGGTCGCTGCAACGCGTGCTCGGCAACGAATGCGCGTGGTCGCTGCACCGCGACGAGGCGGGCGGACTGTGGATCGGCACCGTCGACGGCAGCGTCGGCTACCTGCCGCCCGAGGCGCAGGACGACCGTGCGGCCCGCGACAGCGACGCCTACCGCAGCCAGGCGCTGCGGCTGGTCGCGCGATGGCCGGACCAGTTGCCGATCCGCGCCCTGTATCGCACCGCCAAGCACAAGCTGCTGGTCGCCGGCGGGCACGGCGTCTATGCCATCGCGGTCGGTGCCGGCGGCGAGACCGGCGCGCCGCAGCCCATCCCCGGCCTGCCCGGCAGCGTCAGCCTGATCCAGCCGGCGCAGCAAGGCGGGCTGTGGCTGGCCGGCGGCGAAGGCGTGGTGCGCTGGCGGCGGCAGCAGGTGGTGGAACGCTGGAACACCGCCAACGGCCTGTCCAGCCGGTTCGTGCGCTCGCTGTACGAACAGCCCGACGGCACGCTGTGGATCGGCACCTACGGCGGCGGCCTCAACCGCATCGGCAACGGCCGCGTGCAGCGTTTCGATCGCGGCAGCGGCCTGTTCGACGACGTGGTCTCGTGCATGGTCGCCGACGCGCGCGGCGGGCTGTGGCTGAGCGGCAACCGCGGCATCTCCCTGCTGCCGCCGGAGGAACTGGCCAAGGCCGCCGCCGGCCGCCAGGAACTGAGCGCGATCGGCTTTTCCGAAAGCGACGGGCTGGAGCCGGCCGAGACCAACGGCGGCGGCCAGCCGGCATGCCTGCGCGACGCCGCCGGCAAGCTGTGGTTCCCGCTGATTTCCGGCTTCGCCGAGATCGATCCGCTGGCCCTCGGCGGCCGCCGCGCGCAGGCGCCGCCGGTGCGGATCCAGTCGCTCGACATCGGCGGCCGCAGCGTGCCGCTGACCGCGGGGCTGCGCCTGCCGCCGCACAGCCACGACATCGAAGTGGGTTTCACCGCGATCAACCTGAGCGCGCCGGAAAAGACCCGCTTCCGCTACCGGCTGACGCGCCCGGGGCAGGATCCGGCGTGGACCGACATCGGCGCGCAGCGCAGCCTGCACTTCCCGCTGCTGCCCTGGGAGGACAGCACCCTGGAAATCATCGCGCGCAGCGATACCGGCGCCTGGTCGACCACGCCGGCACGGCTGCGCTTGCGGCAGCCGTTGCCGTGGTACCTGTCGCCGCTGGGCTGGGGCGTGGCGGCGACGGCGCTGCTGGCGGCGCTGCTGCTCGGCTGGCGCGTCCACGACTACCGGCTGCGCCGCCAGCGCGACCTGCTGGCGCAGCTGGTGCGCACCCGCACCCACGAACTGGAGCAGGCCAACCGCCGCCTCGCCGACCAGGCGCAGCGCGACCCGGTCACCGGCATCGCCAACCACCGCCACTTCGTCGAAAGCCAGCAGCGGCTGTGGGCGCAGATGCAGGCGCAACAGCGGCCGTTGTCGCTGCTGATGATCGACATCGACGAGTTCAAGCGCTTCAACGACCACTACGGCCACCTCGCCGGCGACGATTGCCTGCGCATGGTGGCGCTGGCGATGGCCGCGCAGCTGCGCGACGACGGCGTGCTGGCGCGCTACGGCGGCGAGGAATTCGTGGCGCTGCTGCCCGGCTGCGACAGCGAGGCCGCGCACGCGGTCGGCGAACGCCTGCGCCAGGCGGTGCTGGGCTGCGCGGTGGCGCACGCCCCCGGTGCGCTGCACCCGCTGGTGACGGTCAGCATCGGCTGCGCCAGCAAGTGGCCGAGCGCGAGCCGCTCGAGCACGCGCCTGACCGACCTCGCCGACCAGGCCCTGTACCGGGCCAAGCAAAACGGCCGCAACCGGGTCGAGAGCGCCTGA
- the acnB gene encoding bifunctional aconitate hydratase 2/2-methylisocitrate dehydratase, with protein sequence MLEAYRHHVAERAALGIPPLPLSAQQTAEVVELLKHPPAGEEQFLVELLSQRVPAGVDDAAKVKASYLAALAFGTERTPLISPTHATELLGTMLGGYNIHPLIELLDNAELGAVAAEGLKHTLLIFDAFHDVQEKAEAGNAHAKAVLQSWAQAEWFTSKPEVPQSLTITVFKVPGETNTDDLSPAPDATTRPDIPMHALAMLKNKRDGAAFVPEEDGKRGPIQAIADLKAKGHLVAYVGDVVGTGSSRKSATNSVLWWTGEDIPFIPNKRFGGVCLGSKIAPIFYNTMEDAGALPIELDVSQMEHGDVVELRPYDGKALKDGQVIAEFAMKSDVLFDEVRAGGRIPLIVGRGLTAKAREFLGLPPSDLFRLPMVPPDTGKGFSLAQKMVGRACGLPEGQGMRPGTYCEPKMTSVGSQDTTGPMTRDELKDLACLGFSADLVMQSFCHTAAYPKPVDVKTHHTLPEFISTRGGVSLRPGDGVIHSWLNRMLLPDTVGTGGDSHTRFPIGISFPAGSGLVAFAAATGVMPLDMPESVLVRFKGEMQPGVTLRDLVNAIPLYAIKDGLLTVAKQGKKNIFSGRILEIEGLPNLKVEQAFELSDASAERSAAGCTVRLDKAPIIEYLTSNITLLRWMIAEGYADARTLGRRIKKMEEWLADPQLLEPDADAEYAAVIEIDLADIHEPIVACPNDPDDVKTLSEVAGAAIDEVFIGSCMTNIGHFRAAAKLLEGKRDIPTRLWVAPPTKMDASELTKEGHYGTFGAAGARMEMPGCSLCMGNQAQAREGATVFSTSTRNFPNRLGRNTNVYLGSAELAAICSRLGRIPTKDEYMADVGVIKTSGEQIYRYMNFDQIQEYQDVAETVAA encoded by the coding sequence ATGTTGGAAGCCTACCGCCACCACGTTGCAGAGCGCGCCGCGCTCGGTATCCCGCCGCTGCCGCTGAGCGCGCAGCAGACCGCCGAGGTCGTCGAGCTGCTGAAGCACCCGCCCGCCGGCGAGGAACAGTTCCTGGTCGAACTGCTGAGCCAGCGCGTGCCGGCCGGCGTCGACGACGCGGCCAAGGTCAAGGCCTCGTACCTGGCCGCGCTCGCCTTCGGCACCGAGCGGACCCCGCTGATCTCGCCCACCCACGCCACCGAACTGCTCGGCACCATGCTCGGCGGCTACAACATCCATCCGCTGATCGAGCTGCTGGACAACGCCGAGCTCGGCGCGGTCGCCGCCGAAGGCCTGAAGCACACGCTGCTGATCTTCGATGCGTTCCACGACGTGCAGGAAAAGGCCGAGGCCGGCAACGCGCACGCCAAGGCGGTGCTGCAGAGCTGGGCGCAGGCCGAATGGTTCACCAGCAAGCCGGAAGTGCCGCAGAGCCTGACCATCACCGTGTTCAAGGTGCCGGGCGAGACCAATACCGACGACCTGTCGCCGGCGCCGGACGCGACCACGCGCCCGGACATCCCGATGCACGCGCTGGCGATGCTGAAGAACAAGCGCGACGGCGCCGCGTTCGTGCCGGAAGAAGACGGCAAGCGCGGCCCCATCCAGGCGATCGCCGACCTCAAGGCCAAGGGCCACCTGGTCGCCTACGTCGGCGACGTGGTCGGCACCGGTTCCTCGCGCAAGTCGGCGACCAACTCGGTGCTGTGGTGGACCGGCGAGGACATTCCGTTCATTCCGAACAAGCGCTTCGGCGGCGTGTGCCTGGGCTCGAAGATCGCGCCGATCTTCTACAACACCATGGAGGACGCCGGCGCGCTGCCGATCGAGCTGGACGTGTCGCAGATGGAGCACGGCGACGTGGTCGAGCTGCGTCCGTACGACGGCAAGGCGCTGAAGGACGGGCAGGTGATCGCCGAGTTCGCGATGAAGTCGGACGTGCTGTTCGACGAAGTGCGCGCCGGCGGCCGCATCCCGCTGATCGTCGGCCGCGGCCTGACCGCCAAGGCGCGCGAGTTCCTCGGACTGCCGCCGTCGGACCTGTTCCGCCTGCCGATGGTGCCGCCGGATACCGGCAAGGGCTTCTCGCTGGCGCAGAAGATGGTCGGCCGCGCCTGCGGCCTGCCGGAAGGCCAGGGCATGCGCCCGGGCACCTATTGCGAGCCGAAGATGACCTCGGTGGGGTCGCAGGACACCACCGGGCCGATGACCCGCGACGAGCTGAAGGACCTGGCCTGCCTGGGCTTCTCCGCCGACCTGGTGATGCAGTCGTTCTGCCACACCGCCGCGTATCCGAAGCCGGTCGACGTCAAGACCCACCACACCCTGCCGGAGTTCATCTCCACCCGCGGCGGCGTATCGCTGCGTCCGGGCGACGGCGTGATCCACAGCTGGCTCAACCGCATGCTGCTGCCCGACACCGTCGGCACCGGCGGCGACTCGCACACCCGCTTCCCGATCGGCATCTCGTTCCCGGCCGGCTCCGGCCTGGTCGCGTTCGCCGCGGCCACCGGGGTCATGCCGCTGGACATGCCCGAATCGGTGCTGGTGCGCTTCAAGGGCGAGATGCAGCCGGGCGTGACCCTGCGCGACCTGGTCAACGCGATCCCGCTGTACGCGATCAAGGACGGCCTGCTGACCGTGGCCAAGCAGGGCAAGAAGAACATCTTCTCCGGCCGCATCCTGGAGATCGAAGGCTTGCCGAACCTGAAGGTGGAGCAGGCGTTCGAACTGTCCGACGCCTCGGCCGAACGTTCCGCCGCCGGCTGCACGGTGCGCCTGGACAAGGCGCCGATCATCGAATACCTGACCAGCAACATCACCCTGCTGCGCTGGATGATCGCCGAAGGCTACGCCGATGCGCGCACCCTGGGCCGCCGGATCAAGAAGATGGAGGAGTGGCTGGCCGATCCGCAGCTGCTCGAGCCCGATGCCGACGCCGAGTACGCGGCGGTGATCGAGATCGACCTGGCCGACATCCACGAGCCGATCGTGGCCTGCCCGAACGATCCGGACGACGTCAAGACGCTGTCCGAGGTCGCCGGCGCGGCGATCGACGAGGTGTTCATCGGCTCGTGCATGACCAACATCGGCCACTTCCGCGCTGCGGCCAAGCTGCTGGAAGGCAAGCGCGACATCCCGACCCGCCTGTGGGTCGCGCCGCCGACCAAGATGGACGCTTCCGAGCTGACCAAGGAAGGCCACTACGGCACCTTCGGCGCGGCCGGCGCGCGCATGGAAATGCCGGGCTGCTCGCTGTGCATGGGCAACCAGGCGCAGGCGCGCGAGGGCGCCACGGTGTTCTCCACCTCCACCCGCAACTTCCCCAACCGCCTCGGCCGCAACACCAACGTGTACCTGGGCTCGGCGGAACTGGCGGCGATCTGCTCGCGCCTGGGCCGCATCCCGACCAAGGACGAGTACATGGCCGACGTGGGCGTGATCAAGACCAGCGGCGAGCAGATCTACCGCTACATGAACTTCGACCAGATCCAGGAATACCAGGACGTGGCCGAGACCGTCGCCGCCTGA
- a CDS encoding type II toxin-antitoxin system VapC family toxin — protein MIAIDSSVLVDLLADGPQADATEACLRQCLSTGPVVVCDIVLAEVCSALRDGAEALSVLEDMSIRFNALEAKSALRAGEMQRRFRARGGRRERVVADFLIGAHALLQCDGLITRDDGFFRDYFKGLKIIVPKPA, from the coding sequence ATGATCGCGATCGACTCCTCGGTGCTGGTGGACCTGCTGGCCGACGGCCCGCAGGCCGACGCCACCGAAGCCTGCCTGCGCCAGTGCCTGAGCACCGGCCCGGTGGTGGTGTGCGACATCGTCCTGGCCGAGGTCTGCAGCGCGCTGCGCGACGGCGCCGAGGCGCTGTCGGTGCTGGAGGACATGAGCATCCGCTTCAATGCGCTGGAGGCCAAGTCGGCCTTGCGCGCCGGCGAGATGCAGCGCCGCTTCCGCGCCCGCGGCGGCCGGCGCGAGCGGGTGGTGGCCGATTTCCTGATCGGCGCGCATGCGCTGCTGCAATGCGATGGCCTGATCACCCGCGACGACGGCTTTTTCCGCGACTACTTCAAGGGCCTGAAGATCATCGTGCCCAAGCCGGCCTGA
- a CDS encoding AbrB/MazE/SpoVT family DNA-binding domain-containing protein, protein MEATVAERGQITLPKAVRDALGLSKGTILKVELDGGRIILRKSVDDAISRARGRFKLDGFASTDEAMRAIRGRAPGDPFEPDAKA, encoded by the coding sequence ATGGAAGCCACCGTCGCCGAGCGCGGTCAGATCACCTTGCCCAAGGCCGTGCGCGACGCGCTGGGGCTGAGCAAGGGCACTATTTTGAAGGTGGAACTGGACGGCGGCCGCATCATCCTGCGCAAGAGCGTGGACGATGCGATCTCGCGCGCGCGCGGCCGCTTCAAGCTCGACGGTTTCGCCAGTACCGACGAGGCGATGCGTGCGATCCGCGGCCGCGCGCCCGGCGATCCGTTCGAACCCGACGCCAAGGCATGA